The following proteins are encoded in a genomic region of Spirosoma sp. SC4-14:
- a CDS encoding LytTR family DNA-binding domain-containing protein, with translation MFKLLKQPFPVEDSLGRHTRRAAIIGVFVSLFLLVFQPFGISDWQTGNKLIKLLGFGWVTFIITAFNFIIWPYCFPKQFSDANWTVGREILLVMINVLLIAIANRLYLEWLTGEERSIVGWGNMILITFLIAVFPVTGAIVYSYISQLKKYSRLAAELPIHTTDAKTKSLPIAETPHLQANGNEASITLIAENEKDTIQLLASDLLYIESSDNYSTIVYLKKEANGQTYPTKPLIRSSLSRLEGQINQPHIVRCHRSYIVNLDHVERITGNAQGYKLHLLGGQFQVPVARKYNDTLVAELKAL, from the coding sequence ATGTTCAAGTTACTTAAGCAGCCTTTTCCTGTTGAGGATTCACTGGGTCGGCATACTCGGCGAGCCGCTATAATTGGTGTATTTGTTAGCCTCTTTCTACTTGTTTTTCAGCCGTTCGGGATAAGCGATTGGCAAACAGGCAATAAGTTAATTAAGCTTCTCGGGTTTGGCTGGGTTACTTTTATTATAACAGCGTTCAATTTCATTATATGGCCTTACTGCTTTCCTAAGCAGTTTTCCGACGCTAACTGGACGGTTGGGCGCGAAATTCTGCTGGTTATGATCAATGTGCTGCTCATTGCCATTGCCAACCGGTTATATCTGGAGTGGCTGACCGGCGAAGAGAGGAGCATTGTAGGCTGGGGTAATATGATTCTGATTACGTTTCTGATCGCTGTATTCCCCGTGACCGGAGCCATTGTGTATAGTTATATTAGCCAGCTAAAAAAATATAGCCGATTAGCGGCCGAATTGCCCATCCATACGACTGATGCAAAGACGAAAAGCCTGCCCATTGCCGAAACTCCGCATCTACAGGCTAATGGCAATGAGGCTTCAATAACCCTCATTGCCGAAAACGAGAAGGATACCATTCAATTATTAGCCTCTGATCTGCTCTATATCGAATCGAGCGACAATTACTCCACAATCGTTTATCTAAAAAAAGAAGCGAATGGGCAAACGTACCCCACGAAGCCATTGATTCGTAGTAGTCTGAGTCGGCTGGAAGGGCAAATTAATCAACCTCACATTGTGCGCTGCCATCGCTCATACATCGTTAATCTTGATCATGTGGAGCGTATAACCGGTAATGCGCAGGGCTATAAGCTCCATTTGCTGGGGGGGCAATTTCAGGTACCGGTAGCCAGAAAATATAATGATACGCTGGTGGCAGAACTGAAAGCGTTGTAG